A genomic window from Solanum dulcamara chromosome 11, daSolDulc1.2, whole genome shotgun sequence includes:
- the LOC129873321 gene encoding BTB/POZ domain-containing protein At1g30440, whose protein sequence is MACMKLGSKTDAFQRKGQAWFCTTGLPSDIVVEVGEMTFYLHKFPLLSRSGVMEKRIAEAFEGEDGCVIELTDIPGGAKTFELVAKFCYGVKLELTAANAVYLRCAAEHFDMTEEYGERNLISQTEVFLNQVVLRSWKDSLKALQTCDDVLPYAEELKITKRCIDSLAVKACTDPNLFGWPVMEHVGPLQSPGGSILWNGISTGARPKHSSSDWWYEDASTLSLPLYKKLISAMESQGVKQEIVAGSLSYYAKKYLPGLNRRHTSSESTNRLAPVGLGSSLSEEDQKLLLEEVDNLLPMQKGVVPTKFLFGLLKTALILRASPSCISNLEKRIGMQLDQATLEDLLMPNFSYSMESLYNVDCVQRILEHFLAMDQGTGGESPCSIDDEQLIGSPSLTPITMVAKLIDGYLAEVAPDVNLKLPKFQTLAASVPEYARPLDDGLYRAIDIYLKSHPWLGESDREQLCRLMDCQKLSLEACTHAAQNERLPLRIIVQVLFFEQLQLRTSIAGCFLVSENLDGGSRQLRSGTVGPNEGGWATAVRENQVLKVGMDSMRVRVSELEKECSNMRQEIENLGRSKGSSTWGNVSKKFGFKLKSQMCSAQEGSVSNQNKINSKAIKDDKAKENYRKH, encoded by the exons ATGGCATGTATGAAGTTGGGATCCAAAACAGATGCATTCCAAAGAAAAGGGCAGGCCTG GTTCTGCACAACTGGCCTCCCAAGTGACATTGTTGTTGAAGTTGGGGAAATGACTTTCTATCTCCACAAG TTCCCATTGCTTTCTAGAAGTGGGGTTATGGAAAAACGGATTGCAGAAGCATTTGAAGGAGAAGATGGCTGTGTTATTGAACTCACTGACATCCCTGGTGGTGCTAAAACATTTGAACTTGTAGCTAAATTTTGTTATGGGGTTAAGCTAGAGCTTACAGCAGCAAATGCTGTATACCTTCGATGTGCCGCAGAGCATTTTGATATGACTGAAGAATATGGGGAGAGGAATCTGATATCACAGACTGAGGTTTTTCTTAATCAGGTAGTTCTCCGTAGCTGGAAAGACTCTTTGAAAGCACTCCAAACCTGTGATGATGTTCTTCCATATGCTGAAGAACTCAAAATTACAAAAAGGTGCATTGATTCATTAGCTGTGAAGGCATGTACTGATCCCAACCTGTTTGGTTGGCCTGTGATGGAGCACGTTGGCCCCTTGCAGAGTCCTGGAGGGAGTATCCTATGGAATGGAATAAGCACTGGAGCTAGGCCAAAACATTCAAGTTCAGATTGGTGGTATGAGGATGCATCAACTTTAAGTTTACCTCTTTATAAGAAGCTAATTTCTGCTATGGAATCTCAAGGAGTCAAACAGGAAATTGTTGCTGGTTCCCTCAGTTATTATGCTAAAAAGTACTTGCCTGGGCTAAACAGGCGGCATACCTCTTCTGAGTCCACTAACCGACTTGCGCCAGTTGGTTTAGGTTCTTCGCTATCGGAAGAAGATCAGAAACTTTTACTTGAAGAGGTGGATAATTTGCTTCCCATGCAAAAAGGCGTAGTTCCAACTAAATTCCTCTTTGGCCTACTGAAAACAGCCTTGATTCTTCGAGCCAGTCCCTCTTGCATATCAAACTTGGAGAAAAGGATAGGAATGCAGCTTGATCAGGCCACTCTAGAAGATCTCTTAATGCCTAATTTCTCTTACTCGATGGAGTCGCTTTATAATGTTGACTGTGTACAGAGAATTCTTGAGCACTTCTTAGCCATGGATCAAGGAACTGGTGGTGAATCACCCTGTTCCATTGATGATGAGCAATTAATTGGTTCACCATCTCTGACACCAATCACTATGGTGGCAAAACTAATCGATGGATATCTTGCTGAGGTTGCCCCAGATGTTAACTTGAAGCTTCCCAAGTTTCAGACTCTTGCTGCTTCTGTTCCTGAATACGCAAGGCCCTTGGATGATGGCCTTTATCGTGCAATTGACATTTATCTCAAG TCACATCCATGGTTGGGAGAGTCCGATAGAGAACAACTCTGCAGGCTTATGGATTGCCAGAAGCTCTCCTTGGAAGCTTGTACACATGCTGCACAGAATGAACGACTCCCTTTAAGGATTATAGTACAAGTACTCTTCTTCGAACAGCTGCAGTTGAGAACATCCATTGCAGGATGCTTCCTAGTGTCCGAAAACCTTGATGGGGGGTCAAGGCAGTTGAGAAGTGGCACGGTGGGACCAAATGAGGGGGGCTGGGCTACTGCTGTGAGAGAAAATCAGGTGTTGAAGGTGGGGATGGATAGCATGAGGGTACGGGTGTCAGAGCTTGAGAAGGAGTGCTCAAACATGAGGCAGGAGATCGAGAACTTGGGTCGATCAAAGGGATCAAGCACTTGGGGAAATGTATCCAAGAAGTTTGGGTTCAAGTTGAAGTCTCAAATGTGCAGTGCTCAGGAGGGATCTGTTAGTAACCAGAACAAGATAAATAGTAAGGCTATAAAGGATGACAAGGCAAAAGAAAACTATCGAAAGCACTAG